Proteins from a genomic interval of Osmia bicornis bicornis chromosome 11, iOsmBic2.1, whole genome shotgun sequence:
- the LOC114876618 gene encoding uncharacterized protein LOC114876618 isoform X2, with translation MENQAFEEEQQPRLEETANPRSFSFRSSSRLEETDTDNHVYEDILPGIEEVSTSSDVEDLRSKSSVQRSFDIVDYASREDEAEISGAFRRNHTLPFRRGVGLDSLATSSSVRLTNRRRNACTQEAEIGPGNTVLVDDDFGQSTTLQIECKPNRRRRKKDCKHCRNKAASSTNDENETVLRKNRDNQQSSYATESKAPLTILDPSHLSDIPAVSSVKRMDEVNGCNNLSSVFSISEKVAGSKLIEYERNNGHQNLVKPMEMKGNDVVSSEKKTRTGMRVNSIYSQDRWYAKETPNIFFTDVKEHSSFQRANSLPLGSQTPSSQNRINLRRSVRGEPPPHPARLRKHRHGWTMHLARPIETSGCTRSLVLLLILIVTLLGIGAMALYIVFEPEKLQMIQQYLKSSTNESSNGNTLLAGTLLHDASSRELNDTWTTPANDTVAASILSNGDQSLPENTMVELETEAASAWTVNSTRYCDDCLPEEVCVALVDEEVPICRVSLDPRDPTGCAGFCLVNKQKCHRLDVDAFRCVDIEHYCLDDEWTCSNTLCIPVDKRCDGHMNCYDHSDEYNCVCDPETHFQCGNETSCLPLEKRCDGKIDCWDAADEINCTLACPSENEFTCSNGQCILKARFCDGLPDCLDGSDEPHGCQGRCNKHEFTCQNNRCITKGMKCNGVDDCGDGTDERHCKDRIS, from the exons ATGGAGAACCAAGCTTTCGAGGAGGAGCAACAACCGCGGCTCGAAGAGACCGCGAATCCGCGCTCCTTCAGTTTCCGTTCGTCGAGCAGGCTCGAAGAAACGGACACGGATAACCACGTGTACGAGGACATTTTACCCGGCATAGAAGAGGTATCGACGTCGTCCGACGTCGAGGATCTTCGATCAAAGAGCAGCGTTCAGCGTTCGTTCGACATCGTCGATTACGCGTCTCGAGAAGACGAAGCAGAGATATCCGGTGCGTTTCGACGCAATCACACGTTGCCTTTTCGTCGAGGCGTCGGCCTCGATTCGCTCGCCACCAGTTCCTCTGTTCGTCTGACGAATCGAAGAAGGAACGCGTGCACCCAGGAGGCGGAAATCGGGCCAGGAAACACGGTCCTCGTCGACGATGACTTCGGCCAATCGACTACCTTGCAGATCGAATGCAAACCGAACAGAAGACGCAGAAAGAAGGACTGCAAACACTGTAGGAACAAAGCTGCCTCCTCGACGAACGATGAAAACGAGACGGTTCTAAGGAAGAACAGAGACAATCAACAAAGTTCGTACGCGACGGAGTCAAAAGCTCCTCTAACGATACTCGATCCGAGTCATTTATCCGATATACCCGCGGTGTCGTCTGTAAAAAGGATGGACGAGGTGAACGGATGCAACAATTTGTCCTCGGTGTTTAGCATCTCGGAAAAGGTAGCAGGATCGAAGCTGATCGAGTACGAGCGAAACAATGGACATCAGAATCTTGTCAAGCCGATGGAGATGAAGGGAAACGACGTAGTTTCATCGGAGAAGAAAACGCGAACGGGGATGAGGGTGAACTCTATCTACTCTCAGGATCGCTGGTACGCGAAGGAGACACCTAATATATTCTTCACCGATGTCAAGGAACACTCTTCCTTTCAG AGGGCCAATTCCCTGCCGCTGGGAAGCCAAACTCCGTCCTCCCAAAATCGCATCAACTTGCGACGAAGCGTCCGTGGAGAACCACCCCCGCATCCGGCCAGACTTCGGAAACATCGTCACGGTTGGACCATGCATCTGGCGCGTCCCATCGAGACTTCCGGATGCACCAGATCGCTCGTCCTCCTCTTGATTCTGATAGTAACGCTGCTGGGAATCGGCGCCATGGCACTCTACATCGTTTTCG AGCCCGAGAAGCTGCAGATGATTCAACAGTACCTGAAATCGTCGACGAACGAATCGTCGAACGGCAACACGCTGCTGGCAGGCACGCTTTTGCACGACGCGAGCAGCAGGGAATTGAACGATACTTGGACGACACCTGCGAACGATACCGTCGCCGCGAGTATTCTTTCGAACGGTGATCAATCGCTTCCGGAGAACACCATGGTGGAATTGGAAACGGAAGCCGCCAGTGCTTGGACCGTGAATTCGACACGATACTGCGACGACTGTTTGCCGGAGGAAGTTTGCGTGGCGTTGGTCGACGAGGAGGTACCGATCTGTCGGGTCAGCCTCGACCCCCGTGATCCGACTGGATGCGCCGGCTTTTGTCTGGTCAACAAGCAAAAGTGTCATCGTCTCGACGTGGATGCTTTTAG gTGCGTGGACATCGAGCACTATTGTCTGGACGACGAGTGGACCTGCTCGAACACCCTCTGCATCCCCGTCGACAAACGTTGCGACGGTCATATGAATTGTTACGATCATTCGGACGAGTACAATTGCG TCTGCGATCCGGAGACGCATTTCCAGTGCGGTAACGAGACTTCCTGCCTTCCGTTGGAAAAGAGATGCGACGGCAAGATAGATTGCTGGGACGCGGCCGACGAGATTAATTGCACGTTAG CATGTCCATCGGAAAACGAGTTCACGTGCAGCAACGGGCAGTGCATATTGAAAGCGCGTTTTTGCGACGGCCTGCCGGACTGTCTCGACGGATCCGACGAACCCCACGGCTGCCAAGGACGGTGCAACAAGCATGAATTTACATGCCA AAACAACAGATGCATCACAAAAGGAATGAAGTGCAACGGTGTCGACGATTGCGGCGACGGAACCGACGAGAGGCATTGTAAAGATCGAATTTCCTAG
- the LOC114876618 gene encoding uncharacterized protein LOC114876618 isoform X1, whose amino-acid sequence MENQAFEEEQQPRLEETANPRSFSFRSSSRLEETDTDNHVYEDILPGIEEVSTSSDVEDLRSKSSVQRSFDIVDYASREDEAEISGAFRRNHTLPFRRGVGLDSLATSSSVRLTNRRRNACTQEAEIGPGNTVLVDDDFGQSTTLQIECKPNRRRRKKDCKHCRNKAASSTNDENETVLRKNRDNQQSSYATESKAPLTILDPSHLSDIPAVSSVKRMDEVNGCNNLSSVFSISEKVAGSKLIEYERNNGHQNLVKPMEMKGNDVVSSEKKTRTGMRVNSIYSQDRWYAKETPNIFFTDVKEHSSFQRANSLPLGSQTPSSQNRINLRRSVRGEPPPHPARLRKHRHGWTMHLARPIETSGCTRSLVLLLILIVTLLGIGAMALYIVFEPEKLQMIQQYLKSSTNESSNGNTLLAGTLLHDASSRELNDTWTTPANDTVAASILSNGDQSLPENTMVELETEAASAWTVNSTRYCDDCLPEEVCVALVDEEVPICRVSLDPRDPTGCAGFCLVNKQKCHRLDVDAFRCVDIEHYCLDDEWTCSNTLCIPVDKRCDGHMNCYDHSDEYNCVCDPETHFQCGNETSCLPLEKRCDGKIDCWDAADEINCTLGRNLGWSCPSENEFTCSNGQCILKARFCDGLPDCLDGSDEPHGCQGRCNKHEFTCQNNRCITKGMKCNGVDDCGDGTDERHCKDRIS is encoded by the exons ATGGAGAACCAAGCTTTCGAGGAGGAGCAACAACCGCGGCTCGAAGAGACCGCGAATCCGCGCTCCTTCAGTTTCCGTTCGTCGAGCAGGCTCGAAGAAACGGACACGGATAACCACGTGTACGAGGACATTTTACCCGGCATAGAAGAGGTATCGACGTCGTCCGACGTCGAGGATCTTCGATCAAAGAGCAGCGTTCAGCGTTCGTTCGACATCGTCGATTACGCGTCTCGAGAAGACGAAGCAGAGATATCCGGTGCGTTTCGACGCAATCACACGTTGCCTTTTCGTCGAGGCGTCGGCCTCGATTCGCTCGCCACCAGTTCCTCTGTTCGTCTGACGAATCGAAGAAGGAACGCGTGCACCCAGGAGGCGGAAATCGGGCCAGGAAACACGGTCCTCGTCGACGATGACTTCGGCCAATCGACTACCTTGCAGATCGAATGCAAACCGAACAGAAGACGCAGAAAGAAGGACTGCAAACACTGTAGGAACAAAGCTGCCTCCTCGACGAACGATGAAAACGAGACGGTTCTAAGGAAGAACAGAGACAATCAACAAAGTTCGTACGCGACGGAGTCAAAAGCTCCTCTAACGATACTCGATCCGAGTCATTTATCCGATATACCCGCGGTGTCGTCTGTAAAAAGGATGGACGAGGTGAACGGATGCAACAATTTGTCCTCGGTGTTTAGCATCTCGGAAAAGGTAGCAGGATCGAAGCTGATCGAGTACGAGCGAAACAATGGACATCAGAATCTTGTCAAGCCGATGGAGATGAAGGGAAACGACGTAGTTTCATCGGAGAAGAAAACGCGAACGGGGATGAGGGTGAACTCTATCTACTCTCAGGATCGCTGGTACGCGAAGGAGACACCTAATATATTCTTCACCGATGTCAAGGAACACTCTTCCTTTCAG AGGGCCAATTCCCTGCCGCTGGGAAGCCAAACTCCGTCCTCCCAAAATCGCATCAACTTGCGACGAAGCGTCCGTGGAGAACCACCCCCGCATCCGGCCAGACTTCGGAAACATCGTCACGGTTGGACCATGCATCTGGCGCGTCCCATCGAGACTTCCGGATGCACCAGATCGCTCGTCCTCCTCTTGATTCTGATAGTAACGCTGCTGGGAATCGGCGCCATGGCACTCTACATCGTTTTCG AGCCCGAGAAGCTGCAGATGATTCAACAGTACCTGAAATCGTCGACGAACGAATCGTCGAACGGCAACACGCTGCTGGCAGGCACGCTTTTGCACGACGCGAGCAGCAGGGAATTGAACGATACTTGGACGACACCTGCGAACGATACCGTCGCCGCGAGTATTCTTTCGAACGGTGATCAATCGCTTCCGGAGAACACCATGGTGGAATTGGAAACGGAAGCCGCCAGTGCTTGGACCGTGAATTCGACACGATACTGCGACGACTGTTTGCCGGAGGAAGTTTGCGTGGCGTTGGTCGACGAGGAGGTACCGATCTGTCGGGTCAGCCTCGACCCCCGTGATCCGACTGGATGCGCCGGCTTTTGTCTGGTCAACAAGCAAAAGTGTCATCGTCTCGACGTGGATGCTTTTAG gTGCGTGGACATCGAGCACTATTGTCTGGACGACGAGTGGACCTGCTCGAACACCCTCTGCATCCCCGTCGACAAACGTTGCGACGGTCATATGAATTGTTACGATCATTCGGACGAGTACAATTGCG TCTGCGATCCGGAGACGCATTTCCAGTGCGGTAACGAGACTTCCTGCCTTCCGTTGGAAAAGAGATGCGACGGCAAGATAGATTGCTGGGACGCGGCCGACGAGATTAATTGCACGTTAG GTCGTAATCTCGGTTGGT CATGTCCATCGGAAAACGAGTTCACGTGCAGCAACGGGCAGTGCATATTGAAAGCGCGTTTTTGCGACGGCCTGCCGGACTGTCTCGACGGATCCGACGAACCCCACGGCTGCCAAGGACGGTGCAACAAGCATGAATTTACATGCCA AAACAACAGATGCATCACAAAAGGAATGAAGTGCAACGGTGTCGACGATTGCGGCGACGGAACCGACGAGAGGCATTGTAAAGATCGAATTTCCTAG